A portion of the Lolium rigidum isolate FL_2022 chromosome 1, APGP_CSIRO_Lrig_0.1, whole genome shotgun sequence genome contains these proteins:
- the LOC124683882 gene encoding heme oxygenase 1, chloroplastic-like, with translation MSVGVRRVPAISVIHFRWSRMVAVAASTEMPPAAREQEGKKTFVDEMKAASVRLHTKDQAKGGEKEPDKLPVNVREPTVEGYLQFLVDSKLVFEMLETIVDRAVVPCYAEFRNTGLERSEALKKDLKWFSEQGHKIPEPSAPGTAYASYLEGLSEKDTQAFICHFYNVYFAHFSGGRMIGTKIAEKLLNKKELEFYKWEGTLSQLLQDVRTKLNQVASSWSREEKNHCLEETEKSFTYSMDLRQVFT, from the exons ATGTCAGTCGGCGTGCGCCGTGTGCCGGCGATTTCTGTGATTCATTTTCGGTGGAGCCGGATGGTCGCGGTGGCTGCGTCGACCGAGATGCCTCCCGCGGCGAGGGAGCAGGAAGGGAAGAAGACCTTTGTGGACGAAATGAAGGCTGCCTCGGTGCGGTTGCACACCAAGGACCAGGCCAAGGGAGGGGAGAAGGAGCCCGATAAACTGCCAGTCAATGTGCGGGAGCCTACCGTTGAGGGCTACCTGCAGTTCCTCGTTGACAGCAAGCTCGTCTTCGAGATGCTCGAGACCATCGTTGATCGCGCCGTCGTCCCCTGCT ATGCGGAGTTTCGTAATACTGGGTTAGAGAGATCAGAGGCACTGAAGAAAGATCTGAAATGGTTCAGCGAACAGGGTCACAAAATTCCAGAACCATCTGCTCCTGGCACCGCATATGCTTCCTATCTGGAAGGGTTGTCTGAGAAGGACACGCAAGCATTTATCTGTCACTTCT ATAATGTGTACTTTGCTCACTTTTCTGGAGGTCGAATGATCGGCACAAAG ATTGCTGAGAAGCTTCTGAACAAGAAAGAGCTGGAATTTTACAAGTGGGAAGGCACCCTGTCCCAACTGTTGCAGGATGTCCGCACCAAACTTAACCAAGTTGCTTCT AGCTGGTCCCGGGAAGAGAAGAACCACTGCCTGGAGGAGACCGAGAAGTCGTTCACCTATTCCATGGACCTGCGCCAAGTATTCACCTGA